A genomic window from Arthrobacter globiformis includes:
- a CDS encoding DUF1206 domain-containing protein: protein MNSKPLGILARCGFAVSGALHLLIGLIAFGVAAGSSGHADVTGAVAALANQPAGPLLLWCSFAACVSLALWQAGDAIFDFERLPSKHKTGKKLKADAQAAVYTAMAFMLAAFARGRDQDDGESASDLTVNLMNAPGGVLLLVLIGAGVAILGIIYAIRGIRRSFQRHINLPPSPAGHKAITALGITGYVSKGVALFATGLSALIATVTVHPEQAGLDAALHALREQPYGAYVVAVVGAGLACYGLFTIVRAHLAKM from the coding sequence ATTGGCCTTATTGCCTTCGGTGTAGCCGCAGGCAGCAGCGGTCACGCGGACGTCACCGGGGCGGTCGCCGCACTGGCCAACCAGCCAGCCGGTCCGCTGCTCCTGTGGTGCAGCTTCGCGGCATGCGTATCCCTGGCACTCTGGCAAGCCGGCGACGCCATTTTCGACTTCGAACGCCTGCCAAGCAAGCACAAGACCGGCAAGAAACTCAAAGCGGACGCGCAGGCGGCCGTTTATACCGCCATGGCCTTCATGCTGGCCGCTTTCGCCCGGGGCAGGGACCAAGACGACGGGGAATCCGCCAGTGACCTGACGGTCAACCTCATGAACGCGCCAGGCGGCGTCCTGCTTCTGGTACTGATCGGAGCGGGAGTGGCCATCCTCGGCATCATCTACGCAATCCGCGGAATCCGGAGATCCTTCCAAAGACACATCAACCTGCCGCCCTCACCCGCCGGGCACAAAGCCATCACCGCCCTGGGCATAACCGGATACGTGTCCAAGGGTGTTGCCCTGTTCGCGACAGGACTGTCGGCGCTCATCGCCACGGTCACCGTCCATCCTGAGCAGGCAGGGCTCGACGCCGCGCTCCACGCCCTGCGCGAACAGCCTTACGGGGCGTATGTGGTGGCCGTCGTGGGCGCAGGCCTGGCCTGCTACGGGCTCTTCACGATCGTACGGGCGCATCTGGCCAAGATGTAA
- a CDS encoding CBS domain-containing protein, which translates to MTTAREIMTGGAECVGENETLEQAARKMKDLDVGSLPICGEDNRLKGMLTDRDIVIRCLADGGDPRTATAGEFGQGKPVTIGADDSIEEAIKTMQDHKVRRLPVIDGHDLVGMLSQADIARNYPEDRVGELVAFISY; encoded by the coding sequence ATGACCACCGCACGCGAGATCATGACCGGCGGCGCTGAATGCGTCGGCGAAAACGAAACCCTGGAACAGGCTGCACGGAAAATGAAAGACCTGGACGTCGGATCCCTGCCGATCTGCGGGGAAGACAACCGGCTCAAGGGCATGCTGACCGACCGGGACATTGTCATCCGCTGCCTGGCCGACGGCGGAGACCCGCGCACCGCCACCGCCGGGGAGTTTGGCCAGGGCAAGCCGGTGACCATCGGCGCTGACGACTCGATCGAAGAGGCGATCAAGACGATGCAGGACCATAAGGTGCGCCGGCTGCCGGTGATTGACGGGCACGACCTGGTGGGGATGCTCAGCCAGGCCGACATCGCCCGGAATTACCCCGAGGACCGCGTCGGGGAACTCGTCGCCTTCATCTCCTACTAA
- a CDS encoding SRPBCC family protein, whose translation MQTVEETIDVEVPVRTAYDQWTQFESFPNFMSGVDSVTQLTDRTNHWVVNIGGVKREFDTEIIEQRTDERIAWRSTDGESHAGAVAFTPLKTGMTRVWVRLEWAPDTFTEKAGAALGFDNMQVRADLRRFKDFIEARGTETGAWRGEVH comes from the coding sequence ATGCAAACAGTCGAAGAAACCATTGACGTCGAGGTCCCGGTGCGCACCGCGTATGACCAGTGGACCCAGTTCGAGTCTTTCCCCAATTTCATGTCTGGGGTGGACTCGGTCACCCAACTCACCGACCGGACGAATCACTGGGTGGTGAACATCGGCGGGGTAAAACGGGAATTCGACACCGAAATCATTGAACAACGCACCGATGAGCGGATTGCCTGGCGCAGCACTGACGGTGAGTCGCACGCCGGCGCCGTGGCCTTCACACCGCTAAAGACCGGGATGACACGGGTGTGGGTCCGGTTGGAATGGGCACCAGACACCTTCACCGAGAAGGCCGGGGCCGCGCTGGGGTTCGACAACATGCAGGTCAGGGCGGACCTGCGCCGCTTCAAGGACTTCATCGAAGCCAGAGGCACCGAAACCGGCGCCTGGCGCGGAGAGGTCCACTAG